The bacterium nucleotide sequence TATGGCGATATCCCCCCCAAGGAAGGCGAGGAAGTGGCCGTCCTGAACGAGGAAATGCGCTGCCGGCCCCGCAGCCCCTATGGGGTCACCAAGCTGGCCGCCGAGAACCTGGTGCAGATCTACCACCAGGAATACAAGATGCCCACGGTCGCCCTGAGGTTCTTCTCGGTCTATGGCCCGGGCCAGCGGCCCGACATGGCCTTCAACCGTTTCTGCCACAGCATCCTCCATGACGCGGCCCTGACCATCTACGGCGACGGCCGCCAGGTGCGTGATTTCACCTATGTGGACGACGTGGTGGAGATCATCGCGGCCTCGGTCACCCACGAGCCCGCCGTGGGTCAAGTGGTCAACGTGGGGGGCGGTTCGCCCTGCACCCTTTTGGAAGCGGTGGCGATCCTGGAAGAGATCAGCGGCAAGACCTGCCCCAAAACCTTCCTGGAACGGCAGAAGGGCGACGTCTTCTCGACCCGGGCCGATACGACCCGTTTGGAACAGGTCTTCGGGACCAAGCCCTTGACCCCCCTGCGGGACGGTTTGCGCCGCCAATGGGAATGGATGGAAAAGTTCGTCCATGCCGAGGACGAGGAGCAATCCATCAAGGCCCAGGTGAAACCGCTGGAAGCGGTTGATGCGTCCGTGCTGGCCGAGGCCAAGGCCGACGAGAAGGCCCATAAGAAGGCCCAGCGCAAGTCCAAGGGTTCCAAGGCCGGGAAGAGCGACCAGATGCCGTTGGGGGAGGGACCCGATCCCCAGGGGACTTGAGGTCCACTTGCCCAAAAAGATGAAGATCGCCCACATCATCACCCGCCTGGAACTGGGCGGAGCCCAGCAGAACACCCTCTATTGCTGCGCCCATCACGACCGTAAAAAGTACGAGGTCCTTCTCATCAGCGGGGAGGGCGGCTACCTGGACGGGGCGGCCCAGAAGATCCCCGGTTGTAAGACCTACTTCCTTCCGGAACTGAAGCACCCCATCCGGCCCTATTGGGACCACCAGGCTTTGCAACGGATCGAAGCCATCCTGCGGGCCGAAAAGGTGGACCTGGTCCACACCCACAGTTCCAAGGCGGGCATCCTGGGCCGCTTGGCCGCCAAGCGGGCGGGGGTGAAGGCCATCCTCCATACGGTCCATGGCTGGGGTTTTTACCCGGGCCAATTCCTTCCGGTGAAATGGCTCTATCAGGCCCTCGAGCGTTGGGCCGCCGGGTTCACCGATGTCCTGATCGCGGTCAGCCGGGAGAATGTGGAAACGGGACTGAAAGCCGGTATCGGACGGCCGGAACAATATCGCGTCATCCACAGCGGCATCGATCCCAAGCTTTACCAGGCCGGCCGGGCGCAGGCGGCCCTGGCCCGCCGTGAGTTCAGGTCCGAAGGCCGCCCCACGGTCCTGGTGCTCTCCAATTTCAAGAAACAAAAATCTCCTTTCGAAGTGGTGGCCGTCGCCGAAAAATTAGCGAAGGAAGTGCCCAAGGCCCTTTTTCTTTGGGCGGGGGATGGTCCCATGATGGGAAAGGTCCGGGCTTCGATCCGGTCCAAAGGGTTGGAGGACAACTTCCGCTTGTTGGGTTGGCGGGAGGATGTGGGGGCCCTGTTGGGGGCTTGCGATGTCCTTCTCCTGACCTCCCTTTATGAAGGCTTGCCCCGGGTGGTCCTGCAGGCCATGGCGGCGGGGAAGCCCGTGGTGGCCACCGCGGTCTCGGGCACGCCCGAGGCGGTCCGCCATGGGATCACAGGTTTCCTCCATGCACCGGGTGAGCCGGGGGCCATGGCGGTCAGTTTATCGTTGCTCCTCAAGGACCCGGCCAAAGCCCGCAAGATGGGCCAAGCCGGGAAGCGGGCCCTAAAAGGCACATTTTTGATCCGGGAAATGCTCAAGGAAATCGAAGGGAACTATCGGCGGGTTTTCCTGCCCTGAACCAGGCCTTTTTCCTCTTCCCTTCCGCCCCACAGGGCTGTTGAGGGTAAAATATCCGGGCCGCCCATTCCCGCCCTTGAGGTCCCCTTTGAACCCAGTTTCCTTGAATCGTTCCTGGTCCATCCTCCTGGCGGGACTCTTGTCCCTGTCCGCCGGGTTCCTTCAAGCCCAATCGGTCTTCACCGTGACCACCAGTGCCGGGGACCAAAGCGCCAATTCGCTCGGATGGGCGGTCACTTCCCTCAACGCGGCCGGGGACGGCGCCATCAGTATCGATAACGGTTCGGCGAACGTGACCCTTACCCAGCCCCTCCCGGTCCTGGGTTCCTCCAATGTCACCCTCCAAGGCGATCCGCTGAACCTCTTCGGGCAGAACAGCGCCCAAAGCCAGTTCCTGGTCCAGGGGGCCCTCAATCAGCAGGACCATTTCTTCTTCCAGGATACGGGAACCTCGGGATCCGGTCTCGACATGTCAGTGACCGCCGGCTCTTGGGTCCAGAACGGCAGTTATTTCACGAACCTCTGGGCGGGAAGCGTGACCGATACCACTCTTTCGGGGGGATCGGGTTTTACCGCGGGTGACGGCGGCAATAACGGGGTCACGATCGGTTTTCTCACGGTCAACAATGGCTGGGTCATCAAGGGCGGCGCTGGGGGCGCGGTGACCGACACGAGTGGTTCCAATGACATGGGCGGCAACGGAGGGAACGCTTATCTAACAGGGACTTCTTTGGTCATGGCAGGGAGCATCTTTCAGGTCCTGGGGGGCAACGGTGGGTCGGTGACCGACCTGGGGAGCGGGACGGGCCATCAGGGAGGGGACGGGGGGTCGGCCTCGGTCTCTTATGGTTTCGTGAACAGCGGGCCTTTCGGCAACTTCTATGTCCAGGCCGGCGATGGCGGGTCCGCCTTGACCGCGGGTAACGGTGGCGCGGCCACGGCCCTGGTCGGGACCCTGGGGTTGACGCAGGGATTCAACGTCCTGGGCGGCCAGGGCGGGAATGGTCCCAGCCTTTCCGGGAACGGTGGTTCGGCTTTCGCCTCGATCGGTTCTTTCATCGGGACCGGTGGTTCCAACCTCAAGATCGCGGGAGGCAACGGAGGTGGGGCGGTCAATTCGGCCGGCCAGGGTGGGAACGCCACATTGGCCGGCGGGAGCATCACCATCAACGGCCCCGGTTCGAGTTTCCAGGTACTGGGCGGCAATGGGGGGAATTTGGCTCCCTTGGCCTCGGGCCCGGGCGGTGACGGCGGGAACGGTGGTTCGGCCTCGGTCTCCCTGACGGATCTCGAGATCCTGTCCGCTTCCACTTTCAAGGTCCTGGGTGGCGCGGGCGGTTCAGGCTCCTCGGGAGCGGGAATAGGCGATGGAGGCGCGGGCGGCGATACCACCTTCCATCTCGGGACCTTGGCCGTCGGCACCAACACCATCCTGTCCTTATCCAGCGGGTTCGGCGGGGTCGGGGGAACGGCCAATAGCGGCGGGACCGGCGGAGCGGGAGGGAACGGCGGCGACCTATCCGTGACCTTGGGAAGCCTGGCCTTGGGAACGGGTTCCAACCTGAACCTGACGGGCGGCACAGGCGGGGGCGGTGGGGCGGTGGCCTCCGGCGGAACGGGCGGTGACGGAGGGTCGGGCGGGAACGTTACCCTTTCGGTGGGTTCGGTCACGCTGGCTTCGGGCAACGTCCTCAATATTTCCGGCGGCGCCGGTGGTTCGGGCGGTTTGGCCGGCACCAGCGGGAGCGCGGGGGCGAACGGCCAGGCTTTCGCCACCATCGGGAACTTGGACGGGTCGGGAAGCGTGAACATGGGCGGCAGCGCCGTCCTGCAAATATCCCAAGGGCTTTTCACGGGCACTCTGACGGGTTCGGAGAACCTCCAAAAGACCTCCGGGGCCACCCTTGTGCTGGGCGGCGCCAATAGTTATGGCGGGGGGACCTCGGTCTTGGCCGGGACCCTGGCGGTCGACACGGGAGGAACCCTGGGAGTGGGGATCGTCCAAGTGGGGAGTGGGTCGCTCCTGACCTACCTGAATTCGGCCAATGCCTCGGCCACGACCATCGTGAACAACGCGGGGGCTTCCTTGGTCTTCGCCAACTCCTCCAGCGCAGGAACGGCCTCAGTGACCAACAACTCGATCCTGGCCTTCACGGGGACTTCGACGGCGGGGTCCGCCCAGGTGGTGGACGCCGCCGGGGCCACGGTCCTTTTCACGGGAAGCGCTTCCGGCGGGACGGCCGCTTTCAACCTGCTTTCCAGCGGCACCCAGGGCATCCTGAACATCGGTGGCGCCACGGGGACCGTGACCATCGGGTCCTTGACGGGGACGGGGGATGTCCTTTTGGGGACCGGAACCCTGGCCATCGGCTCCAATGGACAAAGCACCACTTTTGCGGGTCTCTTCCAACAATTGGGGTCGGTCGCCAAGGTGGGGACGGGGAACCTGGTCCTCACCGCCGCCAGCACCTTCACCGGTGGCACCTCCATCCTGGGAGGGACCCTGAGCCTGGGGTCCGCGAACGCCTTGGGAGGTGGAAATGTCTACAACGCAGCTCAATTGCGGACGACGGGCGGGCCCCTGACCGTCCAACTGGGCGCCGACTATACCCAGACGGCTTCGGGGACCTTGAACATGGGATTGGGCGGGTCCGGCATTTCTTCTTTCGACAAGATGACCGTCATTGGCGACATGTCCCTGGATGGGACCTTGTCCCTCTTTTCCTATGGTGGTTTGACGGCCGCGCCCATTGGGAACGCGGTCCTGCTCCTCGCCTCCGGTGGAACGGTCTCGGGCGAGTTTCAGGATGTGGTGGAGAACCTGAGCGCCGGGATCCGCCTGCTCCCCATCTATCTTTCCAACGCGGTGGAGCTCCTTTCCATCAATCCATCCTTCCGGACCGCGGCCCTCACCCCCAATCAGGCGGCCATCGGGGAGGACCTAGACCAGGTGGTCTTCAAGCCCCAGTTGAACGGCCTGATGTCTTTCCTGGGGACCTTGGCGGACCCGGACCTTCGCACCGCCCTGACCGAATTGTCGCCCGAGGATCTTGTCTCCCTTTATTCGATCGGGTTCCAGGGCGCGGCCGCCCGCTTCGACGCGGTAAGCCACCGTCTGGAGCAATTGCGGCAGGATGTGGATGGGACCCTTTGGCTGCCCGGGTTTTCCTGGAATGGGGAAACCCTTTTCGCCGCCAACCTGCCGGCCACCCGGGAAAGGGCCTTGGCCGGCAAGAACCGTGAGGAATGGAGCGGCTTCGTCGCCGCCAATGGAGGCCTTTACCAGGTGGACGCCGACGCCAACGCCTCCGGCTACAAGACCACTTCCTTCGGCTTGACCGCGGCGGGGCTCGATATTCGCCTGTCCCGGGAGGCCGCCGCCGGATTCCTTTTGAGCTATCAGCATGGCGATGTGACCTTCGGGTCCGGCGGCACCCTGGCCGATGACGAGGTCCAGGGCGGGGTCTATGGCATGGTCTATTCGGAGGGGTTCTACGCCGAGGGATTGGCCGAGGGTGGGCTCCACAACTACCGCACCAAGAGGACCGGCTACAACGGGATCGCGACCGGCACCCCCCAAGGGACCCAGTTCGACGGGGCCCTGGAACTGGGCTACGCCATCGATATGAAGCAGGTCCATTTGGGTCCCTATGGCGCCCTGCAATATACCTTGGTACAGGTGAACGCCTTCAGCGAGTCCGGCTCCCAGGCGCCCCTGACCTATCCCTCCCAATCCAATGATTCGTTGCTCGGCCAGGCCGGTTTACAGGCCAGCGGGGATCTCAAACTGGCGGGAGGCGCTGTCCTGACGCCGGGGATCAAGGTCGGCTACGAGCACGAGTTCGACTATCAGGGTGGCACCTTCCAGGCGGGGATGGGGACGGGCGACGTCTTCACCGTCGCCGGTCCCGTGGTCGGCAAGGATGGGTTCCTGGCTTCGGCGGGCGCGGACCTGACGGTCCACAAGGACCTGCGGTTCTTCGCTGATTACCAGGGCCAGTTCGGCCGCGCGGGCCTGAGTTCCCACCAGGTGGACCTGGGGAGCCGCATCGGCTTTTGAGCATTTCTTCCCTCGCCCGTCCCAAGGGAGCCCTTTAGAATAAGGGCATGGCATCCTCCGCATCGCGAACGGCCCCCAAGGCCCCGACCCTTGGGATCGGGGGCCTTTTTCTCTTCCTCCTTCCTCTGGTCACCTTGGTGCCCTACGGCCCCATGCCTCTTTGGCTGACCCAGGACTTCCTTCTTCGCTGGGCCGCGGCCCTCTTTTTCATCGTCGTCATGGCCCACGCCCTGAAGGGCGTGAAAAGCCCTTTCCAGGTCCAGTTGGATTCCGCCGATATCCTCCTTTTTCTCCTCGCCGTCTGGGTGCTTTTGGCCGCTTTGACCTCGGCGACATCCTTCCAGGCTTTTTATTCCTTCCGCGGCTTCCTGGCCCTGTTGCTCTTCTGGTCCGGCCTGCGGCTCCTGTGGAGCGAAAAGCCCTGGATCTTCGAGCGGTTCGAGTGGCTCTTCTTCGGGACCGCCCTGGTGGCCGCCCTTTTCGTCCTGGCGGACGTGGTCGGCACCAACTTGCATCTGCTCCACATCGACGCCTTGAACCTCCTGCGGCAAGGGACCTTTCCGAACCAGAACATCGCGGCAGGCTATCTCGGCATGGCGCTCCTTTGGGGGGCCTACCAAAAACTCCATGGGCGCCGGGTGCCTTGGTGGACCCTGGGTTTCCTCTTGGTCGTTTGGGGCTTGACCGAAAGCCGGGGGGCCTTCGCGGCCATGACCCTGGCGGTGGTGCTTTATCTCGTCCTGAACATGCGGGAGGTGGAACAGCACTTGGTCCGCTGGAAAATGAAACAATGGTCCATCTTCGGGGGCGCGGTCCTTTTCTTAGGGGCCTCGGTGTCGTTGATGGTGAACCGTCTCTTGAACGGGGATGCCATCGACCCCCGCGCCTATTTCCGGCTGGATGTCTGGCTCAGCACCCTGAAGATGATCAAGGCCCAGCCCCTCTTCGGTTTCGGCCCCGGGACCTACGGGGATGTCTATCCTTATTTCCGTCCGGCCAGCCTTTGGAACACCTCCAACCCCTTCGCCCATAACGAGTTCCTGCAGGTGGCCGCCGAATGCGGTCTGCCGGCGCTCCTGCTGGTGCTGTTGCTTTTGGCGGTCCTGTTGGCGGCCTTCCGGCCCTCCGGGGGGGCCCGCCCCACCCACCGGCTCCTGACCTCCCGGGGCTCGACGGCCGAGTTCACCTTCTACCTCCTCGTTTTCGAGGCCCTCCACAATTGCGTGGACTTCACTTTCCACGAATGGTCCCACCGGCTGATCCTGCTGGGCTTCGTCACCTTCGCCCTGCGGGAGAAGGGGGCGGTCGAACCCATGTCGGCGGACCTGAAGTTCGCTCCCCTGCCCTTCTGGGGAATGACCACGGCCGCTTTCCTTTTCGTGTCCTGGGCCCTGGGGGTGGGCACGGTGCGGGACGGCCTCTCGCGCCTTTACGACCTCAGGAGCGTCCTCGCCCAGAACCGGGGGGATTGGGCGGGGGCCGAAGACTTCGCCCGGCGGAGCCTGGCCTTCCGGCCGAACAACGACGATCCCTGGAATTCCCTGGGAGCGGTGGAAGTCTATCGGGGCCTCTCGGCCAAGGACCATGACGAAAGGGAAAAATTCTTCAACGAAGCCGACGAGGATTTCCAGACGGCCCTCCATTACTCGCCCTATACCGAGGAGCCCAAGACCAACCGCATCCAAAGCCTGCTCCAGCGGGGGCGTTGGTCCCAGGCCCTGGAACTTCAGAAAAAATTGGTCGCGGAAGGCCCGCGGGTGCCCACCCATTTCACCGAACTGGCCCGGATCCTCACCCGCCTGGGTCGGGCCAAGGAAGCGGTGGGGCCCGCCCAACAGGCCATCGACCAATTCCCCTATTTCCTCCCGGCCTATTTCGCCAAGGCCCAGGCCTTGGAAGCTTTGGGCCGCCGGACCGAGGCCCTGCACACCTATGAGGATGCCCGGCAAATGCTCAAGAACATCGATCAAGAGGACCCCTCGGGCCAGGTCCAACCGAACATCGACCGGTTGCAGGGCCACCCTTGAGGTCGAAAGCCGCGAACTCCCCCAGGGCTTGGCCCTGGGTCCTCCCGCTTTTCACGGGGCTCGTCCTGCTGAATTCCTTCCTCGTTTCCCCCTTCATCGGCTGGTATGACACGGGTGAGATGGTGGGGACCACGGTCTGCCTCGGCATCTCCCACCCTTCGGGCCAGGTCCTTTTCCACCTCCTGGGCAAGGTCTTTCTTCTTCTCCCTTGGGGAACACCGGCCTGGAAGCTGGCCTTCCTTTCCGCGGTGCTCTCGTCCCTGGCTTCCTGTCTTTTCTTCCTGGTGGGGTCGCGGCTGATGGCCCTTTCCCGGGGACCTTTGAGCGGATGGACGCGTTCCCATCTCCTTTTATTGACCCTTTGCTGGAGCCTGAGCCTGCCCTGGTGGCGCTATTCCTTGACGCCCCTGGTCTATGCCCTCCATATCCTCTTGGGCACGTTGCTGGTCTGGGTATTGGGGCTCCCAAGGCCGGGAAAGTGGTACTTGGCCGCCCTAGTGATGGGGACGGCCACGGTCTTCCGCCCGACCCAATTCTTCGCCCTGCCCTTCGTGGGACTGCTTTTCCTGTGGGAATGGTGGGGGAGGAAGGACCGTTCCTTCGCGCAGTTCCTCCGGCTGGCCCCCTTCTTCGCCTTGGGCCGAAGCACCGCCCTTTATCTGCCTTTGCGCTCGGCCCTGCATCCACCGATCGCTTTCGGGCCCGTGGCGACCCCCCTGGAATGGTTCCGCCATGTATTCGCCCTGAAGTTCTCCAAATTCGTGGGGACGGTGACCCTGGATTCCATCGCCTCCACCCTCAAGCAGATGGCGTTGCACGCCTGGAACGACCTGACGCTTTTTGGGGTCCTCTTGCTGCTCGCCGGTCTCTTTCTCCTCTTCTCCCGCCGGGATAGGGTGCCGGGATTCCTCTGGGTGGCCCTGGGATGGGGAGGACTTGAAGGGCTCTTCGTCTTCACGATCCCTTATCCCACCTTCGAGTCCCACCAGACCCTTTTGGGATGGGTCTTCGCCGGCTGGTTGGCCTGCCTGGGCCTGGGATGGTTGGAAGGGCTGGGGTCGAAGGGGTCCTGGGGTTCCTTCGCGGCCAAGCTCCTTCTCCCCGCCTTCCTCCTGGCCCAATTGACCAACGCACCGGCGCTTTGGGAGAAAAAGAAAGAAAGGGGCGCGCAGGATTACGCCCAGGACCTCCTGACCATCCTGGAGCCCAAGGCCCTCTACGTGCCCACGGAGGAGAACGAATATTTCCCGGTGGTGGGCTACCAGCAATCCTTCGGTTTCCGGGGAGATGTGGAAGTGTTGGAGCCGGGAACCGCTCCCGACCGGGTCAGGCCCAGGATCGAGGAAGCGCTCCGCGAGGGAAGGCCCCTTTACGTCACACGGACCTGGGCCTTGCCGCCCCCATGGGGTTATCAGCCTTGGGGTCCGCTCTTGAAGGTCGTTCCGGCAGGCATGCGCGCCCCGGTGCTTCCCGCGCCCAAGACCGTGCCTTTGGCTTCCTGGGGCGGATTGGACCTGGTGGGCGTCGGGATCGTGCCCCAAAGGGTCAAGGCCGGGGGGATCGTGGAGATCCATTACCAATGGGTGAGGCGCCGGCCTTCCCCCCAGGACCGCACGGACCTGGTCGTCGGGCTCTTCATCGAC carries:
- a CDS encoding NAD-dependent epimerase/dehydratase family protein — translated: MKILVTGAAGFIGSHVVERLLKDGHEVTGVDNFDVYYSRSQKEKNLMSVLLDPRFKLVEDNLSEMALVKVVKGTEAIVHLAGQPGVRGSWGSSFNRYIANNIQTTQKLLEESKGNKLKRFVYASSSSVYGDIPPKEGEEVAVLNEEMRCRPRSPYGVTKLAAENLVQIYHQEYKMPTVALRFFSVYGPGQRPDMAFNRFCHSILHDAALTIYGDGRQVRDFTYVDDVVEIIAASVTHEPAVGQVVNVGGGSPCTLLEAVAILEEISGKTCPKTFLERQKGDVFSTRADTTRLEQVFGTKPLTPLRDGLRRQWEWMEKFVHAEDEEQSIKAQVKPLEAVDASVLAEAKADEKAHKKAQRKSKGSKAGKSDQMPLGEGPDPQGT
- a CDS encoding glycosyltransferase family 4 protein — encoded protein: MPKKMKIAHIITRLELGGAQQNTLYCCAHHDRKKYEVLLISGEGGYLDGAAQKIPGCKTYFLPELKHPIRPYWDHQALQRIEAILRAEKVDLVHTHSSKAGILGRLAAKRAGVKAILHTVHGWGFYPGQFLPVKWLYQALERWAAGFTDVLIAVSRENVETGLKAGIGRPEQYRVIHSGIDPKLYQAGRAQAALARREFRSEGRPTVLVLSNFKKQKSPFEVVAVAEKLAKEVPKALFLWAGDGPMMGKVRASIRSKGLEDNFRLLGWREDVGALLGACDVLLLTSLYEGLPRVVLQAMAAGKPVVATAVSGTPEAVRHGITGFLHAPGEPGAMAVSLSLLLKDPAKARKMGQAGKRALKGTFLIREMLKEIEGNYRRVFLP
- a CDS encoding autotransporter domain-containing protein; protein product: MNRSWSILLAGLLSLSAGFLQAQSVFTVTTSAGDQSANSLGWAVTSLNAAGDGAISIDNGSANVTLTQPLPVLGSSNVTLQGDPLNLFGQNSAQSQFLVQGALNQQDHFFFQDTGTSGSGLDMSVTAGSWVQNGSYFTNLWAGSVTDTTLSGGSGFTAGDGGNNGVTIGFLTVNNGWVIKGGAGGAVTDTSGSNDMGGNGGNAYLTGTSLVMAGSIFQVLGGNGGSVTDLGSGTGHQGGDGGSASVSYGFVNSGPFGNFYVQAGDGGSALTAGNGGAATALVGTLGLTQGFNVLGGQGGNGPSLSGNGGSAFASIGSFIGTGGSNLKIAGGNGGGAVNSAGQGGNATLAGGSITINGPGSSFQVLGGNGGNLAPLASGPGGDGGNGGSASVSLTDLEILSASTFKVLGGAGGSGSSGAGIGDGGAGGDTTFHLGTLAVGTNTILSLSSGFGGVGGTANSGGTGGAGGNGGDLSVTLGSLALGTGSNLNLTGGTGGGGGAVASGGTGGDGGSGGNVTLSVGSVTLASGNVLNISGGAGGSGGLAGTSGSAGANGQAFATIGNLDGSGSVNMGGSAVLQISQGLFTGTLTGSENLQKTSGATLVLGGANSYGGGTSVLAGTLAVDTGGTLGVGIVQVGSGSLLTYLNSANASATTIVNNAGASLVFANSSSAGTASVTNNSILAFTGTSTAGSAQVVDAAGATVLFTGSASGGTAAFNLLSSGTQGILNIGGATGTVTIGSLTGTGDVLLGTGTLAIGSNGQSTTFAGLFQQLGSVAKVGTGNLVLTAASTFTGGTSILGGTLSLGSANALGGGNVYNAAQLRTTGGPLTVQLGADYTQTASGTLNMGLGGSGISSFDKMTVIGDMSLDGTLSLFSYGGLTAAPIGNAVLLLASGGTVSGEFQDVVENLSAGIRLLPIYLSNAVELLSINPSFRTAALTPNQAAIGEDLDQVVFKPQLNGLMSFLGTLADPDLRTALTELSPEDLVSLYSIGFQGAAARFDAVSHRLEQLRQDVDGTLWLPGFSWNGETLFAANLPATRERALAGKNREEWSGFVAANGGLYQVDADANASGYKTTSFGLTAAGLDIRLSREAAAGFLLSYQHGDVTFGSGGTLADDEVQGGVYGMVYSEGFYAEGLAEGGLHNYRTKRTGYNGIATGTPQGTQFDGALELGYAIDMKQVHLGPYGALQYTLVQVNAFSESGSQAPLTYPSQSNDSLLGQAGLQASGDLKLAGGAVLTPGIKVGYEHEFDYQGGTFQAGMGTGDVFTVAGPVVGKDGFLASAGADLTVHKDLRFFADYQGQFGRAGLSSHQVDLGSRIGF
- a CDS encoding O-antigen ligase family protein; the protein is MASSASRTAPKAPTLGIGGLFLFLLPLVTLVPYGPMPLWLTQDFLLRWAAALFFIVVMAHALKGVKSPFQVQLDSADILLFLLAVWVLLAALTSATSFQAFYSFRGFLALLLFWSGLRLLWSEKPWIFERFEWLFFGTALVAALFVLADVVGTNLHLLHIDALNLLRQGTFPNQNIAAGYLGMALLWGAYQKLHGRRVPWWTLGFLLVVWGLTESRGAFAAMTLAVVLYLVLNMREVEQHLVRWKMKQWSIFGGAVLFLGASVSLMVNRLLNGDAIDPRAYFRLDVWLSTLKMIKAQPLFGFGPGTYGDVYPYFRPASLWNTSNPFAHNEFLQVAAECGLPALLLVLLLLAVLLAAFRPSGGARPTHRLLTSRGSTAEFTFYLLVFEALHNCVDFTFHEWSHRLILLGFVTFALREKGAVEPMSADLKFAPLPFWGMTTAAFLFVSWALGVGTVRDGLSRLYDLRSVLAQNRGDWAGAEDFARRSLAFRPNNDDPWNSLGAVEVYRGLSAKDHDEREKFFNEADEDFQTALHYSPYTEEPKTNRIQSLLQRGRWSQALELQKKLVAEGPRVPTHFTELARILTRLGRAKEAVGPAQQAIDQFPYFLPAYFAKAQALEALGRRTEALHTYEDARQMLKNIDQEDPSGQVQPNIDRLQGHP
- a CDS encoding DUF2723 domain-containing protein, which gives rise to MRSKAANSPRAWPWVLPLFTGLVLLNSFLVSPFIGWYDTGEMVGTTVCLGISHPSGQVLFHLLGKVFLLLPWGTPAWKLAFLSAVLSSLASCLFFLVGSRLMALSRGPLSGWTRSHLLLLTLCWSLSLPWWRYSLTPLVYALHILLGTLLVWVLGLPRPGKWYLAALVMGTATVFRPTQFFALPFVGLLFLWEWWGRKDRSFAQFLRLAPFFALGRSTALYLPLRSALHPPIAFGPVATPLEWFRHVFALKFSKFVGTVTLDSIASTLKQMALHAWNDLTLFGVLLLLAGLFLLFSRRDRVPGFLWVALGWGGLEGLFVFTIPYPTFESHQTLLGWVFAGWLACLGLGWLEGLGSKGSWGSFAAKLLLPAFLLAQLTNAPALWEKKKERGAQDYAQDLLTILEPKALYVPTEENEYFPVVGYQQSFGFRGDVEVLEPGTAPDRVRPRIEEALREGRPLYVTRTWALPPPWGYQPWGPLLKVVPAGMRAPVLPAPKTVPLASWGGLDLVGVGIVPQRVKAGGIVEIHYQWVRRRPSPQDRTDLVVGLFIDRHGSYWMKNGNFWFHDLHEPAGEGFAAIRPGTLREEKRVLFIPSDFPPGDYAFSIGLQRVLPPKEQGQEAFDKEFYERTAAQDLDKFMGRGEGGAVVQFSMDNSRAWKDALWPATRTRYPIADPRFVPASVLTIEPND